The following proteins are encoded in a genomic region of Triticum dicoccoides isolate Atlit2015 ecotype Zavitan chromosome 1B, WEW_v2.0, whole genome shotgun sequence:
- the LOC119343457 gene encoding AAA-ATPase ASD, mitochondrial-like yields the protein MEMIAGDVHAHGYGWAGVWSAVASLIFLWSMVQQYLPAQLEEYLTALTRRLQAAITPYVTISIDEHVPDSFGRSEAYLAAEAYLSATCASGARRLRADLAADSDRMSVAVDDHEEVVDEFRGAKLWWRKTKTLPRGNVISWSAHEEERRTYCLTFHQRHRGLVDALYLPHVLAEGRAATVRNRQRRLFTNNPSSDWSGYDARVWSHVKLEHPSTFATLGMDPDKKRDIIDDLEMFRDGKDYYASVGKAWKRGYLLFGPPGTGKSTMIAAMAKYLDYDVYDLELTSVKNNTELRRLFIETKGKSIIVVEDIDCSIDLTGKRKKKKKKASKKKSKSGDKKKKAPPAPGAGKDEENKVTLSGLLNFIDGLWSACGGERIIVFTTNHKEKLDPALIRRGRMDVHIEMSYCCFESFKVLAKNYLHVADHELFHEIQQLLGEVNMTPADVAENLMPKSKKKDVDTSLARLVKALKEAKEEALAKALAGAEEKEETEDDDEEDDTSSSEEEENGKNKKE from the coding sequence ATGGAGATGATCGCCGGCGACGTCCACGCCCACGGCTACGGCTGGGCCGGGGTGTGGTCGGCGGTGGCCAGCCTTATCTTCCTCTGGTCCATGGTGCAGCAGTACCTCCCCGCCCAGCTCGAGGAGTACCTCACCGCCCTCACCCGCCGTCTCCAAGCGGCCATCACCCCCTACGTCACCATCTCCATCGACGAGCACGTCCCCGACTCCTTCGGCCGCAGCGAGGCATACCTCGCCGCCGAGGCCTACCTCAGCGCCACCTGCGCCTCGGGcgcccgccgcctccgcgccgacCTCGCCGCCGACAGCGACCGCATGAGCGTCGCCGTGGACGACCACGAGGAGGTCGTCGACGAGTTCCGCGGCGCCAAGCTCTGGTGGCGCAAGACCAAGACGCTCCCCCGCGGCAACGTCATCAGCTGGTCCGCGCACGAGGAGGAGCGCCGCACCTACTGCCTCACCTTCCACCAGCGCCACCGCGGCCTCGTCGACGCGCTCTACCTGCCGCACGTCCTCGCCGAGGGCCGCGCCGCCACCGTCAGGAACCGCCAGCGCCGCCTCTTCACCAACAACCCCAGCAGCGACTGGTCCGGCTACGACGCTCGCGTCTGGAGCCACGTCAAGCTGGAGCACCCGTCCACCTTCGCCACGCTCGGCATGGACCCGGACAAGAAGCGGGACATCATCGACGACCTCGAGATGTTCCGCGACGGCAAGGACTACTACGCCTCCGTCGGCAAGGCGTGGAAGCGCGGCTACCTGCTCTTCGGGCCTCCCGGCACCGGCAAGTCCACCATGATCGCCGCCATGGCCAAGTACCTGGACTACGACGTGTACGACCTCGAGCTGACGTCGGTGAAGAACAACACCGAGCTACGGAGGCTCTTCATAGAGACCAAGGGCAAGTCCATCATCGTCGTCGAGGACATCGACTGCTCCATCGACCTCACCGGCAagcgcaagaagaagaagaagaaagcgagcaagaagaagagcaagagcggcgacaagaagaagaaggcccCACCGGCGCCAGGCGCCGGCAAGGACGAAGAAAACAAGGTGACGCTGTCGGGTTTGCTCAATTTCATCGATGGGCTGTGGTCGGCATGCGGCGGCGAGCGGATCATCGTGTTCACCACCAACCACAAGGAGAAGCTTGACCCGGCACTGATCCGACGGGGCAGGATGGACGTGCACATCGAGATGTCATACTGCTGCTTCGAGTCCTTCAAAGTGCTCGCCAAGAACTACCTGCACGTCGCCGACCACGAGCTCTTCCATGAAATCCAACAACTTCTAGGGGAGGTCAACATGACCCCGGCCGACGTGGCGGAGAACCTGATGCCCAAGTCCAAAAAGAAGGACGTGGACACCTCTCTGGCCAGGCTGGTTaaagcgctcaaggaagcaaaggaggaAGCGTTGGCCAAAGCACTGGCCGGGGCAGAGGAAAAAGAGGAaaccgaagacgacgacgaggaagatgACACCAGTTCGAGCGAAGAGGAGGAAAATGGGAAGAATAAAAAAGAGTAG
- the LOC119343445 gene encoding probable carboxylesterase 15 has translation MAPAAASQHQATTTVAPTSGRKVVDEVSGWLRVMDDGSIDRTWTGPPEALPLMQPVQPYDVPRDGHTLHDLPGEPNLRVYLPEVDAGNAGRLPVIVQLHGGGFCISHPSWVLYHHFYARLACAVPAVVVTAELPLAPEHRMPAQLDTGIDVLRRLRSIAMSDEGALDDPAAELLREAADMSRVFLVGDSSGGNLVHLVAARVREDGTDAWAPLRVAGGVPIHPGFMRATRSKSELEETPDSVFFTLDMLDKFMAMALPEGATKDHPYTCPMGPNAPPLESVPLPPMLVVVGEKDLVRDTNLEYCDALRAAGKEVEVLINRGMSHSFYLNKFAVDMDPTTGERAQELIDAIKSFVARH, from the coding sequence ATGGCCCCCGCCGCCGCATCGCAGCACCAGGCGACCACCACCGTGGCGCCGACGAGCGGCCGTAAGGTGGTGGACGAGGTCTCCGGCTGGCTGCGCGTGATGGACGACGGCAGTATCGACCGCACGTGGACGGGCCCGCCGGAGGCCCTGCCCCTCATGCAGCCGGTGCAGCCCTACGATGTGCCCCGCGACGGCCACACGCTCCACGACCTCCCCGGGGAGCCCAACCTCCGGGTGTACCTCCCCGAGGTCGACGCGGGCAACGCCGGGCGCCTCCCCGTCATCGTGCAGCTCCACGGCGGCGGCTTCTGCATCTCCCACCCGTCCTGGGTCCTGTACCACCACTTCTACGCGCGCCTAGCCTGCGCCGTGCCCGCCGTGGTCGTCACCGCCGAGCTACCCTTAGCCCCAGAGCACCGCATGCCCGCCCAGCTCGACACCGGTATCGACGTGCTGCGCCGGCTGCGGTCAATCGCCATGTCTGACGAAGGCGCTCTCGACGACCCCGCGGCCGAGCTCCTCCGCGAGGCCGCGGACATGTCCCGGGTCTTCCTTGTCGGGGACAGCTCCGGTGGCAACCTAGTCCACCTCGTGGCAGCGCGCGTCCGCGAGGACGGCACGGACGCCTGGGCGCCCCTTCGCGTCGCGGGCGGCGTCCCGATCCACCCGGGGTTCATGCGCGCCACGCGGAGCAAATCCGAgctggaggagacgccggactcggTGTTCTTCACGCTGGACATGCTGGACAAGTTCATGGCCATGGCGCTGCCGGAGGGCGCTACCAAGGACCACCCATACACGTGCCCGATGGGCCCGAACGCGCCGCCGCTGGAGTCCGTTCCCCTGCCGCCGATGCTGGTGGTCGTCGGGGAGAAGGACCTCGTCCGCGACACCAACCTCGAGTACTGCGACGCGCTGCGAGCCGCCGGCAAGGAGGTGGAGGTGCTCATCAACCGCGGCATGAGCCACTCCTTCTACCTCAACAAGTTCGCCGTGGACATGGACCCCACCACCGGGGAGAGAGCGCAGGAGCTCATCGACGCCATCAAGAGCTTCGTCGCCCGCCACTAA